One Hordeum vulgare subsp. vulgare chromosome 4H, MorexV3_pseudomolecules_assembly, whole genome shotgun sequence DNA window includes the following coding sequences:
- the LOC123446731 gene encoding uncharacterized protein LOC123446731 encodes MPLSAASILRASSLALLLLAATATGGDGSTTSDSSVAQSIDDTEMYLCYLCTGRNPMLIRYCPIYWDWCHLVCYAPDVAAGPAASLRPAAEATAPRETYAQLGCYVMKLYRNGTYVIVSRHDCSKMASCILSCGGGDVADRKTLGAAPLPVTATAPQGMLPSSRVAEFQRCGDQAMGLPLSAVPGRV; translated from the coding sequence ATGCCTCTCTCGGCGGCTTCCATCCTCCGCGCCTCCTCCCTCGCCCTGCTGCTGCTGGCGGCCACGGCGACGGGCGGCGACGGCAGCACGACGAGCGACTCGTCCGTGGCGCAGTCCATCGACGACACGGAGATGTACCTCTGCTACCTCTGCACTGGGCGCAACCCGATGCTGATCAGGTACTGCCCCATCTACTGGGACTGGTGCCACCTCGTGTGCTACGCCCCCGACGTCGCCGCCGGGCCCGCTGCGTCCCTGCGGCCGGCAGCGGAAGCCACGGCCCCCCGCGAGACATACGCCCAGCTGGGGTGCTACGTCATGAAGCTGTACCGGAACGGCACCTACGTCATCGTCAGCCGCCACGACTGCTCCAAAATGGCCAGTTGCATCCTCTcctgcggcggcggcgacgtcGCCGACCGGAAAACCTTGGGCGCGGCGCCGCTGCCGGTTACAGCGACGGCGCCCCAGGGAATGCTGCCGTCGTCGCGCGTCGCCGAGTTCCAGCGGTGCGGCGATCAGGCCATGGGCCTGCCTCTGAGCGCCGTCCCCGGCCGCGTGTAG
- the LOC123450147 gene encoding uncharacterized protein LOC123450147, translating into MYGNRLSREFTTGLKDFLVVANANKQKGFVICPCVDCKNQKGYSSSREVHLHLLRHGFMPSYNCWTKHGERGVIMEEDEEGDDFIDESYLAHFGDTFMEDAEGEGEGEGEGEGEEEARDETVDDLGRTIADARRRYETEKERENLDRMLEDHRKSLYPGCDDGLKKLGYTLDLLKWKAQEGVADSAFENLLKMLKNMFPKNNELPASTYEAKKVVCPLGLEVLKIHACINDCILYRGEYENLNECPVCTALRYKIRGDDPGDDVEGEKPRKRVPAKVMWYAPIIPRLKRLFRNKEHAKLLRWHKEDRKSDGELRHTADGTQWRKIDREFKDFAADARNIRFGLSTDGMNPFGEQSSSHSTWPVTLCIYNLPPWLCMKRKFIMMPVLIQGPKQPGNDIDVYLRPLVDELLQLWGRPGVRVWDEHKEEEFDLRALLFVTINDWPALSNLSGLSNKGYNACTHCLHETESVHLPNCKKNVYLGHRRFLPKIHPVRKKGKHYNGKADHRPKPAERTGAEVFDMVKDLKVIFGKGPGGQSVPKGADGHAAMWKKKSIFWELEYWKVLEQRLKDPDDRHPEWFQGRASYALTKEEKVIFFECLSSMKVPSGFSSNIKGIINMAEKKFQNLKSHDCHVIMTQLLPIALRGLLPENKYVRNRARPEGSIAKGYGNEEVIEFCVDFVPDLKPIGLPRSRHEGRLSGKGTIGRKSTICMDGHSLTEAHHTVLTNSSLVAPYFEKHKNILRSDNPGKPESWIRKAHMETFGSWLRKHLMNDNDVVDQLYMLAKTPSSTITTFQGYEINGNTFYTIAQDKKSTNQNSGVRFDAATENGQKVTYYGYIEEIWELDYGPSFKVPLFRCKWFKLTGGAVKVDQQYGMTMVDFNNLGYLDEPFVLAKDVAQVFYVKDMSSKPRKRKDKKTISTSCDDPKRHIVLSGKRNIVGVEDKTDMLEDYNMFAEIPPFKVNTDPSIKLNDEDAPW; encoded by the exons atgtacggtaaccgactctcccgcgagttcactacgggtttgaaagatttcctcgtagtggctaatgcgaacaagcagaagggttttgttatctgtccatgtgttgactgtaagaatcagaagggttactcttcctcaagagaagttcacctgcacctgcttcggcacggtttcatgccaagctataattgttggaccaagcatggagaaagaggggttataatggaagaagatgaagaaggggatgatttcatcgatgaaagctatcttgctcatttcggtgatactttcatggaggatgctgaaggtgaaggggaaggtgaaggggaaggtgaaggtgaagaagaggcacgtgatgagaccgttgatgatcttggtcggaccattgctgatgcacggagacgctacgaaactgaaaaggagagggagaatttggatcgcatgttagaggatcacagaaagtcgttgtaccccggatgcgatgatggtctgaaaaagctgggctacacactggatttgctgaaatggaaggcacaggaaggtgtagctgactcggcatttgaaaacttgctgaaaatgttgaagaatatgtttccaaagaataacgagttgcccgccagtacgtacgaagcaaagaaggttgtctgccctctaggtttagaggttctgaagatacatgcatgcatcaacgactgcatcctctaccgcggtgaatacgagaatttgaatgaatgcccggtatgcactgcattgcgttataagatcagaggcgatgaccctggtgacgatgttgagggcgagaaacccaggaagagggttcccgccaaggtgatgtggtatgctcctataataccacggttgaaacgtctgttcaggaacaaagagcatgccaagttgttgcgatggcacaaagaggaccgtaagtcggacggggagttgagacacaccgcagatggaacgcaatggagaaagatcgacagagagttcaaagattttgcagctgacgcaaggaacataagatttggtctaagtacagatggcatgaatccttttggcgagcagagctccagccatagcacctggcccgtgactctatgcatctacaaccttcctccttggttgtgcatgaagcggaagttcattatgatgccagtgctcatccaaggtccgaagcaacccggcaacgacatcgatgtgtacctaaggccattagttgatgaacttttacagctgtggggcagacctggtgtccgtgtgtgggatgagcacaaagaagaggaatttgacctacgagcgttgcttttcgtaaccatcaacgattggcctgctcttagtaacctttcgggactgtcaaataagggatacaatgcatgcacgcactgcttacatgagactgaaagtgtacatttgccaaattgtaagaagaacgtgtaccttgggcatcgtcgatttcttccgaaaattcatccagtaagaaagaaaggcaagcattacaacggcaaggcagatcaccggccgaagcctgcggaacgcactggtgctgaggtatttgatatggtcaaggatttgaaagtcatctttggaaagggtcctggcggacaatcagttccgaagggagctgatgggcacgcagccatgtggaagaagaaatctatattctgggagctagaatattggaaagtcctagaa caacgtttgaaagaccctgatgaccggcatccggaatggtttcaaggtcgtgccagctacgctctgaccaaagaagagaaggtcatcttttttgaatgcctgagcagtatgaaggtcccgtctggattctcgtccaatataaagggaataataaacatggcggagaaaaagttccaaaacctgaagtctcacgactgccacgtgattatgacgcaattgcttccgattgctttgagggggctcctgccggaaaat aaatatgttcgtaaccgtgctaggccagaaggaagcatcgccaagggctatggaaatgaggaggtaattgagttttgtgttgactttgttcctgaccttaagccgattggtcttcctcgatcgcggcacgaggggagactaagtggaaaaggcacgatcggaaggaaatcaacgatatgtatggacggtcattctctgactgaagcacaccacactgtactgaccaattccagcttggtggctccgtactttgagaaacacaagaatattttacgctcggacaacccggggaagcctgaatcctggattaggaaggcccacatggagactttcggcagttggttgagaaaacatttaatgaatgacaatgatgttgtagatcagctgtacatgttggccaagacaccatcttcgactataacgactttccaagggtacgagataaatgggaatacattttacacgatcgcccaagataaaaagagcaccaaccaaaacagtggtgtccgctttgatgcagcaaccgagaatgggcaaaaggtcacatattatggttacatagaggagatatgggaacttgactatggaccctcctttaaggtccctttgttccggtgcaaatggttcaagctaacaggaggtgcggtaaaggtggaccagcaatacggaatgacaatggtggatttcaacaatcttggttaccttgacgaaccattcgtcctagcgaaagatgtcgctcaggttttctatgtgaaggatatgagtagcaaaccgaggaaacggaaagataagaaaacgatcagtacatcatgcgatgatccaaagcgccacattgttctttcagggaaaagaaacatcgtgggagtggaggacaagacagacatgttagaagattataatatgtttgctgaaattccgcccttcaaagtgaacaccgacccaagcattaagttaaatgatgaggatgctccatgg